TCGAGGCGGTGGTGCCGTGGCTGATCCTCGGCACCAGCGTCCTGGTCGGCGTCCAGCCCCGGATCTCGCGCCGCGTCCGTGCCCGCCACGTCGGGGCGGCCGACCGCGTCGAGATGTCGCGGACCACGCTGGGCTTCTCGGCGCTCACCGGCGTGTACGGCGGCTACTTCGGGGCCGGCTCGGGCGTGATGATGGTGGCCGTCCTCGGCTTCGGGCTCGACCTGCCGTTCACGGTCGTCAACGCCCTCAAGACGCTGGCCATCATGTCGGCCAACGTCGTCGCGACCCTGGTGTTCCTCGTCTTCGCGCCGCTCGACTGGCCGGTCATCGTGCTGCTCGCCGCGGGCTCGGTCGTCGGGGGCTACGTCGGCGCCCACGTCGGCCGCCGGCTGCCCGACGCGGTCTTCCGCACGCTGGTCGTCCTGGCCGGCGTCACGGCGGGCGTGCTGCTGCTCGTGCGCTAG
This genomic interval from Nocardioides scoriae contains the following:
- a CDS encoding sulfite exporter TauE/SafE family protein yields the protein MSGWEQVAVLAAGLGAGVLTSTVGVASLLSFPVLLAVGLPPVTANASNTVGMVGAGVGGSFGYRHELRLHPRLTLVVLASCAAGSVLGATLLLALPPGVFEAVVPWLILGTSVLVGVQPRISRRVRARHVGAADRVEMSRTTLGFSALTGVYGGYFGAGSGVMMVAVLGFGLDLPFTVVNALKTLAIMSANVVATLVFLVFAPLDWPVIVLLAAGSVVGGYVGAHVGRRLPDAVFRTLVVLAGVTAGVLLLVR